CACGGCCGGTTGGACATGCGTGATACGGTCGCAAGAAGTACCATCGCCCTCCGGGCGATGGCTCGACCAAAAACTTTACAGGCAGTTTGCCGTTCGTTTTACAACTTTTTGCGAACGCATCATGCGTGAAAAGTAGCCGGAAATGCGGCGGGAGTCAAGCGAAAACCCCGGCGGGGCAGGCGAGGGCGAAGGGGGCCGGGGCGAGGCGGGCCGTTCCCGATTTTCCCAAGCTTTCCCTTGACTTTTCCACCGATCTCGCCTATTTTCAAGCCGTGCTTACGGAAAAGTAAAACCCCGGTTGTTCGCCATTCTCCAGACGGAGTGTCCCCGATGAACGAAGACGCCCTCCTGCTCGGCACCGACAAGATCGACCGGAGTTTCCCCCGGACGATGTTCCCCGACTTCGACAAGGTCTTCGCCTGCATCCAGTGCGGGACCTGCACCGCCTCGTGCCCGACCGCCCGCCACATGCAGTACCCGCCCCGCAAGGTCTTCCGCCTGATCCAGCTCGGCCTGCGCGAGGAACTGCTCAAGAGCGACGCCTTCTGGTACTGCACCACCTGTTATTCGTGCACGGTGCGCTGCCCCCGGGGCATCTCCATCACGGAGACGATGCAGGCCCTCAAGCGCCTCGCCATCGCCGCGGGGGTCGACCGGAAGAAGAACAGCTCCCGCTTCTACCGGGCGTTCATGAAAACCGTGCGGCGGACGGGCCGGATGCAGGAGATGGAAGTGGTCACCCGCTGGCTGCTCAGCACCAATCCCCTGCAGGGTTTCGCCTTCACGAAAATGGGGCTCGCCCTGTTCCGGAGGGGGCGGATGCCGCTTCTTCCCCACTCCATCCGCGGGCTGGAACAGGTTCGGGCCATGTTCAGCAAGGCCGAGGAAATCGAAAAGCGGGAGGGCCGGCCATGAAATACGCTTACTTCCCGGGGTGCAGCCTCGAGGCCGCCTCGCTCGAGTACCTGGTTTCCAGCAAGGCGGTCGTTCGCGAGCTGGGGGGGGAACTGGTCGAGATCCCCGACTGGAACTGTTGCGGCTCGATGCCTTCCGAGGCCGTGGACTACCTGATGGCGCTGGCGCTGCCCGCGCGAAACCTCGCTCTCGTCGAGGCCATGGGGGTCGACACGGTCGTCGCCTCCTGCAGCGCCTGCTACCTCAGCCTCGCCCGGGTGAACCGCCACCGGCAGCGGGACGCCGGCGCGAAGGCGAAGCTCGACGAGATCCTGGGCGCGGCCGGGCTGTCCTACGC
This is a stretch of genomic DNA from Acidobacteriota bacterium. It encodes these proteins:
- a CDS encoding 4Fe-4S dicluster domain-containing protein is translated as MNEDALLLGTDKIDRSFPRTMFPDFDKVFACIQCGTCTASCPTARHMQYPPRKVFRLIQLGLREELLKSDAFWYCTTCYSCTVRCPRGISITETMQALKRLAIAAGVDRKKNSSRFYRAFMKTVRRTGRMQEMEVVTRWLLSTNPLQGFAFTKMGLALFRRGRMPLLPHSIRGLEQVRAMFSKAEEIEKREGRP